TCGTCGATGGCCTCGGCTGTGTCTATGCATTCGTCACATTCGCGCTCTAGCAGCAGCACGTATGTTGGCAACACACATGGTCAGCTTCAACCTTTCAACAGCTTCCAGCCTGGAGCTTCACATCATCCTTCGGGACCATCACGTCCTCCTCAGCGGTATCAGATACCTGATAACCAGGTCACGCCGCCTAATAAGGTGCAACATCTGTCGAAGGGTTTGAGTTCCATGGAACTCATTCGCAGTGGAGACCACCCTGCAATTTCAGTAAGTCCCTTCTCACCTCTCCCTCACCCTGAGCAATAACTGACACTCAGCAGGATATCCGCAAACACGCCGCCGATGCCAACCGTCGGCTCTGGGGACTTAAACACGCTGTCGACAGCTCTAAACACGTCCCTTCCGAATTTCGCGAGGGTTTCGACGTCGACATTACCCAGGTTCTCAAGCACCTGACCACCATTTCCAGCGCTGCCGAGTCCTTGGCGACAGGCCTCGATAGGAAAAGTGACGAGTGCGAGAGCCTGCGCACGATGTACTCGTCGCAGACTATGGATTATGATGGGACTCGTGCGCAGCTTGAAGCTGAGCGTGCTGAGATCAGGGCTGAGCGGACAAGGATGCTGAAGTTCGAGGCCGACATGAAGGCCGAAAAGGACAAAGATGAGAGGGTTATCAAGGTATGTGATCACTCAACATTGTTGGCCTGGACGGGCCGCTAACACGTTACGTAGGCCCTCCAGGAACAAATCGCCGGCAAACGCCACCTCTGGATGCAAGTCCGCAAAGACCCTGAAGAAAAGGCTATGGCCTTGGAGATGCTCTCCCGTTCTTCCACCCCCTACACATCCGTCACCgactcctccgcctcccccacccccaccGGCCCTCGCGACTGGCAAGCCTCCCGCACCATAAGCTCCAACTCTCGCCCTCCGCGTAGCGGCCACAACCTCATGCCCGGCACCCACTTCGGCGGTCCCATCCCCCCTCGCTCCGTCTCGGGTTTTGCCATCGCCCACTCCCAGCGTCTCAATTCCCGTGGTGGCCACAGCTCACACCGCAAAGGCACCGGCCGCGTCGTTTCCGAATGGGGCAGTCCCGTCTCTCGTGGCTCCGCCGGCTCCGGCCGTGGCGGCGGTAATCGCTCCCACCATCACGGAGGTCCCCCCACCGCTATCTTCATCCCTCCCACACCCAAGACCCACGACGAGGACGGCCCAACCGCCACCTTCTCCGGCAAACTCACCCACCTCCTGACCGTCGTCATCCGCGCCTTTACGCACAAATACTTTGGCAAACCCATGCCAGAAGTCGAGTCACGTCTCCGCAAGGAatccccttccctcttctcctaCATGTGCGACCTCGTCTACCCCGGCCGCGGCCGCAAGATAGGCGAATCGCacgtctccttcctcctcaacgACGACGTCTCCCGCCCTTACCTCGTCGAACGCCTCCTCGTACAATACTTCACATCCACAATGCTCCAATCCGAGGGATGGACGGGATACGAGCCCTCAGTCGACAAAGAAATGGCTTCCCTTTCTGCGCGCCTCAAGGACTCTTCAGGCGCCCAAAACCACTCCAAGACGCACGAGCGCCAGGCAATGGTCAATCGCCAGGCGGAACTGGTCAAGCAGATGGTTGATCACCCGAAGTGGGCAGAGTTCAAGAACTATAAGGTGAATGATCACTACCAAAAGTTCAAGAAGATGGTGGGACCTTTTTTGCCGCCGGGGCCGAAGAGCGATGTGCGTGATGAGGCGCTGTTTGATTTGTTTTCGATTGCCGAGAGGGCGTGGAGTGTGGCGCAGATGGGATGGGAATCCAGGATGACGTATGTCTATCTGTGGAGCGAGACGTGCAGTAAGTTTGTGGAGGCGAGTCATACGGCGGTGAATAGTGAGGTGCCGGCGGGACAGTTGCAGGCGAGGCAGATGAGGATTAGTCTGGTGGTGACGCCGGGGGTGACGATGAGGGATGATTCGAGGGGGATGAATATTGGGACGAggttggtgaggaggagtgATGTTTTGGTTATGGTTTAGGTCGGTCGGACGTTGCATCGAGGTATTGACTTGTCCTGCTGGAGAGGCGGGGGCAGGCTGTCTTTCATCGAGTTGATATCGCACACGGCCTGGtgatatacctacctatccaaACATCGATGAGGCTGTACACTACAGCCATacgtcccttcttcttgctttaTTCGACAGCACGCAGCACACAACATCATTACGACTTGCTTCCTTGGGTCTTGGGTCTTGGGTCTTGGGGTTTGATCGCTCAACGATTTCACGGCATTCACAGCATTCACGGCGCAGATAACAACATGAtaccctccttttccttgcaCGTCCTATGGGGTAATGGCCATTCATTGGTAACCTATTTGGGAGTTGATCGGGTTCACTTTTCCTACCTTTTTTCTTATCTTCTTTTCAACATCGGTATCTTATCTGGTTCAACAACTTTCATATTTGGCTTGGTGGGGGAAAGAGAAACGGAGAATAGAAAAACACAAaaccacaaaaaaaaaaagggggggggggggggggggggtcaaCAGTTTGCTGGCTTGTGaaggagaaaaggaaaagagatgCGTAGGTAATCAACATACATCATACTTATCACTAATAGCATCGTATAttttcaacttcaacttcaGCTGCAACTTCATCTTCACTTCTACTTCCACTTCATCCTCACAAGCAACAACTTCACTTCAGCTTCCACTTTACTTCACAAGcaacaagcaacaacaacaaacaacaacaacaacaaacaacaacagcacggACACAACACACAACCACCCAAACATCCGATACGCACAAAGCATACCTAGCAATATCACCACAATCCGAACACACAAAGTTGCTAGGGAAGTACCTTCACGCCGCATGGACCTCCTCGGAAACCATCacctacaggtacctacctacttacccaCTCGGACTTGCTTGGCTTGTCTTGACTTgtcttgacttgacttgtcttgtctttcaTGCATGCATGAGCGGGACCAGACGGTATCCGATTTGGGATATCTCGGTCGGTCGCTAGATAGGTATACTTGCAAGGCACGCTGCATCGACTGGCTGCATCGACTGGCTGCATCGACTGGCTGGCTGTCTACCTATATCTGGTGGCTAGCTAGGTACATCTGGCTGGCTGTCTATATCTGATGGCTAGCTAGGTAcatctggctggctggctggctggctggctggctggctgacattggtacctctacgtatgGGGTTTGAACTAAACTGACATGACATGGACATGACGTGTTACTTACTGGGCATTCGGAGGAAATAAGGGGCATCACGCACAAAGCATCCCGGGATATCAATCACGGGGAACAATGGGAGAATGGTcagagttttttttttttttttttttttaaaaaaaaactatCTATCAACTCGCAATTCTAACACGGGGTCTGAAACGGAGTTTGAACGGGGTTTGAACGGAGTTTGAACGGGGTTtgaacacaacacaacacaacacaacttgACGACACACGAGGCATCACAGGGAATGATGAAGAAACGAAGTACCCATGTTTTGGTGCTCGCGGTTtcagaacagaacagaacaggacaggacaggatCTTCTTGGTTTCCTGCAGTTTATGGTATGGGTACCTACGGACGGGGTTTGATTGATTGAGTGAGCGACCGCATGGGACTTGAGATTTGAGACTGACTTGACTTGCTCAAGAGGGTGGGTTTTCAGGGTGGATGGGTTTACTTAGAatggggatgggggtgggggtggagatggggttggaaatgggaatgggagtCAAGAGGGAAATAAAAATGGGAAAGAAATGGAATGAGAACGGGAGCCGAAAGGGAACTGGAAATGGGAGTCAAAAGGGAAATGGAATCGAAAGGGAATCGAAAGGGGAAGAGAACAAAATGGGAATTTGCGATCGGAACACACCTACCTAAGTAAAGGGGTTGCGAGATTGATACCATACGTCACTTACATGGCTTAGATTGCTTTACACAGCTCTTaactcttcctttttctttaacACAGAGAGAAACTTACATGGTCATAATCAAGATAGACATCCAAAAAAACTGGTGCCGAGTCCCATTTTTGCAAAGTGATATGTCTGAATCTCCCAACCTTCCTCATTTCAACCACCCAGCAGTATCGTCAAAACCTGCTTCACCTGCTTCACTTCTCTCGCCCGCATTATCCCCTTGCTGAGCCCAAACAAGTAGCCAGTAGCCAATCAATACCGATTCAACAACCCCCAAACACAAGTCCCCTCCCCAATCCCCCGTCCATCAAACATCCACGACGCCTCATTCTGACTCTGACTCTGACTTTGTCTTTCTCCAACATTATCATCACCCTGATCAACTCCCATCAACCCAACCATGTCACCATCACTTATCGCATCTCTTGCCCctatgtccatgtccatgtctatGTGACTCTGAATATCAGTCACCAGCCCATTCCCTAAGCCGACTCCTCCCAACCCATTTTcataaccaccaccatcaccactctGTACCAAGTCATTACTACCATCATGAACGACAGAATCAAACTCGTCGTACACAAAACCCGTTAGATCGTTATAGACCAGGTCTCCCGTCGCGTAAATAGGGGAGATGTCGGTCCAGTTGAAGTCGTCGGGGAGAGACGGGAGGGATATGGAGGGAATAGtggaagcggcggcggcccaATCTGCGACTCCCGGGGACAGGGCTGGATTGAGACTCGGGTCGATGGGGATAGCCTCGGTTGCGGTGTTGGTGAATGAAAAGGTAGTAGAGGCATCAAAGGTGTTGTTTGTGATGGtcgtgttggtgttgatctCGGATGTTGCTGCACCAAAGTGCCCTTGTGCGAAAGACGGAGGCGCGGTAGATTCTGGAGTTGTTATtcccgttgttgttgttgttgtcgaggtAGCGGTGGCAGGTGTGGTGGTCGAGCTTGCTCTGGAGGCGATACCCGATGGTACTGACGTTGACAAGGAAGCCGTCGAGAGCCCATTTTGAGCAGCCGTGGTAACAGACTTGACAACCCTCTGCCTCGCcagtcttttccttctcccaccAACGGCAACAGCGGTAGGCTTATTAACCGCTACTGTACCTTCTGATACCAGACCAACCCCCACGCCTTTCTGCCCCAAATCAACACCCACCGCCCGCCCCAACCGTTCCCCAACCCCCCTCACCACCCCTCTCGCCTGTCTCGCCAACGGATTATTCcgctccttcatctcctcaaACCGCTCCTCCGCCCACTTGAACTGCTGCACCACCTCCCCCACCATTTCCCCCGTCCccgtttccttttccttcggaggaaaaagaatataCACAGCCCCCATCAACACAATCGCATCAAACGTGCCAAAAAACAAGGTAAACGTATTCTGCCTCATCTCCCGTCGCAAAATTTCAAAATGCGTTCGTTGCGCTCTCAGCATGGCCAAACACCCCCTTTCGACTGCTAGATGGCGCGACAAGGGGCGGGTAAAGATATACGGACGATGCAAGGCCATGAAGTTGAAGGCGGTCAGCTGCGGCAGGAGGGCGCGGGCCCAGGGGATCCAGTAGCATTGGGGCAGTGAGTCGAAGCGGGTGTCGGGGTTGTGTAGGCGGAAGTAGGAAGGGATGGAGTTTTCGAGGTCTACCAGgtgttgatggaggagatcAACTTTGGAGAAGGACGCTGGGCAGGGACCTTCTTTCTCTAGGGCCAGGATGGAGACGAGTTGGAGGGTGATTTTGTAGGTCCAGAGGATGCGGGTGAGGGGTGTTGGGGGGTCGTTTTCTTCGGAGCGGGGAATGATGGGTGTGGGAGAGCGGCAGTTGGTGGtcatggtggtggcggtggtggtgggaagaGCAACGTCGATGGGCAGGATGGGCGGGTTGGTGGTTAGGTCGATGGTGGAGGGCCGGCCAAGCGTAGCACCGCAGTGGATGTCCCAGGTTACAAGAATTAACCAAACTTTGCGGCGGCGTTGGATTTCCCATTGGTTTTGGAGAATGGTTTCGGCGGTGGCGGAAGGGGGAGGACGAGGGTCGAGAGAGGAGCGGTGGAGGCCGAGTTCTTGGGCGTCGCGGATGGCGGTGCCTATTGCGTGCCACTATGGCCATGTTAGAGACTGGTCGTTGTGAAGAGAGGGATAAGTGTACTCACAGCTTCGGGAACCATTGCAACAAACTTCAGAAACGCAGCCCTCACGAACCCAGCGAGAACTGTCGTCAGTGTCATCTGCCGTTTGCCCAGCAGTGACAAAATAGCCACACCAGACTCACTGTACTCCTTCGCTAGGTCCTCAAACGTCATGTTTCCAGTGTACTTGAGAGCCTCAAAATCCACACCTCCTTTGTCTCCCAGATTTGCCGTCCCCCTACTCCCaacttttctcttttcactgccactgccactgccctCCTCATCCCTACCATCCGTTACCACCTCCTCCCGACCCCGCTTCCCAGTCTTCTCAGGCAAAATCAACATGACTATACTCATAACTTGAAACAACAACGCCGGAAACACCCTCAAATCCGGCGGTATTGCCCCCGGGCCCCCATTATTGAACACGTTAAAAGGGATTTTATACCACTCTTCCAACTGAGCATCGAATATGTCTCGATCCAGCATGGAGTACTGCCAGTTGAAATCCCGAAAGTAAACATCGACCAGTCTCTCGATGTATATTCTCGCCGGTAGCTGACGGATCAGAGACTTGTAGCGATTGACAATGTCAGTTGGCGATGTTGATGCTCGGCCATCCGCGTTGGACAGTGGGAGTGTGGAGGATGGGTGAGGTATTGAGGATGACTCGGAGTGAGTCTCGATTTTGTGAATGAAACTGAGGGTGGAGGTTGAAGCGCCGGTGGTCGAGTAGCCGAGGT
The Neurospora crassa OR74A linkage group II, whole genome shotgun sequence DNA segment above includes these coding regions:
- the col-21 gene encoding COL-21; this encodes MTALSLEEGSNFNVNVNHNGSSHHTRAVSDRPPPRKRRRIVISCTECHRRKQKCDRKLPCTNCISRHRQDDCQYESGAPTVKQKQWHQQQPKRAQRTSSNETEIVSPGARLDENRGSSITEGHWSGESSTDDNNDHQHIASNVANVANLGYSTTGASTSTLSFIHKIETHSESSSIPHPSSTLPLSNADGRASTSPTDIVNRYKSLIRQLPARIYIERLVDVYFRDFNWQYSMLDRDIFDAQLEEWYKIPFNVFNNGGPGAIPPDLRVFPALLFQVMSIVMLILPEKTGKRGREEVVTDGRDEEGSGSGSEKRKVGSRGTANLGDKGGVDFEALKYTGNMTFEDLAKEYSESGVAILSLLGKRQMTLTTVLAGFVRAAFLKFVAMVPEAWHAIGTAIRDAQELGLHRSSLDPRPPPSATAETILQNQWEIQRRRKVWLILVTWDIHCGATLGRPSTIDLTTNPPILPIDVALPTTTATTMTTNCRSPTPIIPRSEENDPPTPLTRILWTYKITLQLVSILALEKEGPCPASFSKVDLLHQHLVDLENSIPSYFRLHNPDTRFDSLPQCYWIPWARALLPQLTAFNFMALHRPYIFTRPLSRHLAVERGCLAMLRAQRTHFEILRREMRQNTFTLFFGTFDAIVLMGAVYILFPPKEKETGTGEMVGEVVQQFKWAEERFEEMKERNNPLARQARGVVRGVGERLGRAVGVDLGQKGVGVGLVSEGTVAVNKPTAVAVGGRRKRLARQRVVKSVTTAAQNGLSTASLSTSVPSGIASRASSTTTPATATSTTTTTTGITTPESTAPPSFAQGHFGAATSEINTNTTITNNTFDASTTFSFTNTATEAIPIDPSLNPALSPGVADWAAAASTIPSISLPSLPDDFNWTDISPIYATGDLVYNDLTGFVVVMVVVMKMGWEESA